A region from the Variovorax sp. RKNM96 genome encodes:
- a CDS encoding heme-binding beta-barrel domain-containing protein: MADYPHDIYTEPEPDPHTLSNLGPLTGLAGIWTSASGHDVAPKEDGPEAEAYIEHAEFQPIDAQTNGPQIFYGLRYHVRIVKPDEVESFHDQVGYWLWEAATGTVIQTLTIPRGQAVMAMGHAAPDAKSFKLEAVRGAATNGILSNPFLEHAFKTLRYDISVTIHDNASWSYEQVTLLDVLGKPEPFRHTDRNTLHKIAEPTPNPTARAALAQLVAASTSA; the protein is encoded by the coding sequence ATGGCCGACTACCCCCACGACATCTACACGGAACCCGAACCCGATCCGCACACGCTCTCCAACCTGGGCCCGCTCACCGGCCTCGCCGGCATCTGGACCAGTGCGTCGGGCCACGACGTGGCGCCGAAGGAAGACGGCCCCGAAGCCGAGGCCTACATCGAGCACGCCGAGTTCCAGCCCATCGACGCGCAGACCAACGGACCGCAGATCTTCTACGGGTTGCGTTACCACGTGCGCATCGTCAAGCCCGACGAGGTCGAGAGCTTTCACGACCAGGTCGGCTACTGGCTCTGGGAGGCCGCCACCGGCACGGTGATCCAGACGCTGACGATTCCGCGCGGGCAGGCCGTGATGGCCATGGGTCACGCGGCGCCCGATGCGAAGTCCTTCAAGCTCGAGGCGGTGCGCGGCGCGGCGACCAACGGCATCCTGTCGAACCCGTTCCTGGAGCATGCATTCAAGACGCTGCGCTACGACATCTCCGTGACGATCCACGACAACGCCAGCTGGTCATACGAACAGGTGACGCTGCTCGATGTGCTCGGCAAGCCCGAGCCGTTCCGCCACACCGACCGCAACACGCTGCACAAGATCGCCGAGCCCACGCCGAACCCGACCGCGCGCGCCGCGCTGGCTCAGTTGGTCGCCGCTTCCACGTCCGCGTGA
- a CDS encoding LacI family DNA-binding transcriptional regulator translates to MPSTPQRNAGQIGRATLSDVAREADVSLATVDRVLNKRPGVHARSIAQVHEAVERLNYRPDPAAARLARPHPHQVSFLLPSGTNTFVEMLREQIAGSDGWMEDHRVSAQTHEVDVFEPQRLARRILSLRGQCDTAVVMALDHPLVQAAIDELVEHGIGVITLVSDVPKSRRQHFVGIDNVAAGRTAGTLVGRFSGGAKGEVGVIVGSLSLRDHAERSFGFSQVMAAEYPGLKVLPPMEGKDDPKLTQQLSARLLAAHPKLVALYSVGAGNRGISATLKASGRAGKIVFVGHELTPAARADLLDGTMAAVINQDAGHEIRSALRLAIARLTREPVHADQERIRIDIYLKDNLP, encoded by the coding sequence ATGCCCTCCACCCCTCAGCGAAACGCCGGACAGATCGGCCGCGCTACGCTCAGCGACGTGGCGCGCGAAGCCGATGTGAGCCTGGCCACGGTGGACCGGGTACTCAACAAGCGACCTGGCGTGCACGCGCGCTCGATCGCGCAGGTGCATGAGGCCGTCGAGCGGCTGAACTACCGGCCCGACCCGGCTGCCGCCCGCCTCGCGCGGCCGCACCCGCACCAGGTGAGCTTTCTGTTGCCCTCGGGCACCAACACCTTCGTCGAGATGCTGCGCGAGCAGATCGCGGGCAGCGACGGCTGGATGGAAGACCACCGCGTGAGCGCGCAGACGCACGAGGTCGATGTGTTCGAACCGCAGCGCCTCGCGCGCCGCATCCTCTCGCTGCGCGGCCAGTGCGACACGGCCGTGGTGATGGCGCTCGACCATCCGCTGGTGCAGGCGGCCATCGACGAGCTGGTCGAACACGGCATCGGCGTGATCACGCTGGTGTCGGACGTGCCGAAATCGCGGCGCCAGCATTTCGTGGGCATCGACAACGTGGCGGCGGGCCGCACCGCAGGCACGCTGGTCGGGCGCTTCTCGGGCGGCGCGAAAGGCGAGGTCGGCGTGATCGTGGGGAGCCTGTCGCTGCGCGACCATGCGGAGCGCAGCTTCGGCTTCAGCCAGGTGATGGCGGCGGAGTACCCGGGCTTGAAGGTACTGCCGCCGATGGAGGGCAAGGACGACCCGAAGCTCACGCAGCAGCTCTCTGCGCGCCTGCTGGCCGCGCACCCCAAGCTCGTGGCGCTGTACAGCGTGGGCGCGGGCAACCGCGGCATCTCGGCCACGCTCAAGGCGAGCGGGCGCGCCGGCAAGATCGTCTTCGTCGGTCACGAACTCACGCCAGCCGCGCGCGCCGACCTGCTCGACGGCACGATGGCCGCAGTCATCAACCAGGACGCGGGTCACGAGATCCGCTCTGCCCTGCGGCTGGCCATTGCGCGCCTCACGCGCGAGCCGGTGCATGCGGACCAGGAGCGCATCCGCATCGATATCTACCTCAAGGACAACCTGCCGTGA
- a CDS encoding sugar phosphate isomerase/epimerase — translation MATNIKGPGIYLAQFASDTAPFDSWDSITRWAGGLGFKGVQIPSWDARIFDLKKAAESKTYCDEVAGVARENGVEITELGTHLQGQLVAVHPAYDEAFDGFAPEAYRHNPVARQAWAVEQMLFSAKASRNLGLKSNVSFPGALAWPYLYPWPPRPAGLIEAAFDELAKRWHPIFDAFEDADCNVCFELHPGEDLFDGVTFEMFLERVKNHPRCCINYDPSHFLLQQLDYLEFIDIYHSRIKALHIKDAEFRPTGRQGVYSGFQPWVNRAGRFRSLGDGQIDFGAIFSKMAQYNYDSWAVLEWECCLKHPEDGAAEGAEFIRRHIIRTTEKAFDDFAGADTDTQQLRRMLGLQTTTTAK, via the coding sequence ATGGCAACCAACATCAAGGGCCCGGGCATCTACCTCGCGCAGTTCGCGAGTGACACGGCACCGTTCGATTCATGGGACTCGATCACACGCTGGGCCGGCGGGCTCGGCTTCAAGGGCGTGCAGATTCCCTCATGGGATGCGCGCATCTTCGACCTGAAGAAAGCGGCCGAATCGAAGACCTACTGCGACGAAGTGGCCGGCGTGGCGCGCGAGAACGGCGTGGAGATCACCGAGCTCGGCACGCACCTGCAGGGCCAGCTCGTGGCGGTGCACCCGGCCTATGACGAGGCCTTCGACGGCTTCGCGCCCGAGGCCTACCGGCACAACCCGGTGGCGCGGCAGGCGTGGGCGGTGGAGCAGATGCTGTTCTCGGCGAAGGCCTCGCGCAACCTGGGGCTCAAGAGCAACGTGAGCTTTCCGGGCGCACTGGCCTGGCCGTACCTGTATCCGTGGCCGCCGCGTCCCGCCGGATTGATCGAGGCCGCGTTCGATGAGCTCGCCAAGCGCTGGCACCCGATCTTCGATGCCTTCGAAGACGCCGACTGCAATGTCTGCTTCGAGCTGCACCCGGGCGAGGACCTGTTCGACGGCGTGACCTTCGAGATGTTTCTGGAGCGCGTGAAGAACCATCCGCGCTGCTGCATCAACTACGACCCGTCGCACTTCCTGCTGCAGCAGTTGGACTACCTGGAGTTCATCGACATCTACCACTCGCGCATCAAGGCGCTGCACATCAAGGACGCGGAGTTCCGCCCCACGGGCCGCCAGGGCGTGTACTCGGGCTTCCAGCCGTGGGTGAACCGCGCGGGGCGCTTCCGCTCGCTGGGTGACGGGCAGATCGATTTCGGCGCCATCTTCTCGAAGATGGCGCAATACAACTACGACAGCTGGGCCGTGCTCGAGTGGGAGTGCTGCCTCAAGCACCCCGAGGACGGTGCGGCCGAAGGCGCGGAGTTCATCCGCCGCCACATCATCCGCACGACCGAGAAAGCCTTCGACGACTTCGCGGGCGCCGACACCGATACCCAGCAGCTTCGCCGGATGCTGGGCTTGCAGACGACGACAACGGCGAAATAA